DNA from Labrus bergylta chromosome 3, fLabBer1.1, whole genome shotgun sequence:
GACACAATATGCAGGCTATCTTAAGAAATACCCcttgaagcagaaaaataacaaatttaaacTAAATCATTTCACACAGGCAGATTGTTAATGTAAGCAGAATTACAAATTAGACAGGACAACAGAGCTGGGGGCTTTATTTAGCATGTTTGGACTGTTGTGATTTAAATATTGAGTATGCAAGAACTAAGGCAGCAAAACATACTGCAGTGAGAATGAGTATATAGTGATCATGATAATGCAATGTTAAGAATTCAGTCATTAAACTGTGTAGATAACACCATCACTTACACATTACTGTTGTTATTCAGTGAGGGCAGAGCTTGGATGTCAGCAGGTGTGGCTGCAGCCAGCAGGGGAGCCAGTTCAGGGAACAGACTGCCATCTTTCACCAGGTGTGTCTGGAACATCACTGACACCATGGTGGACAAATACAAGTCAGGCAGCTGGGAAACAGAAGGAAACACAACCTCTGTGAGAGAAAACTAAATATATGGTACTATGCAATAAAGTAAGGCTATACCGAGGGTATAGTGCCAAGAGAATCCAGTAAGAATCAGGAGAAGACCGCTCAACATGATCAGTGTGGGTTTCATGGTGGTTTTTCACCTGCAGCGTATCCTTGTTTCTGTTGTAATACTGGAGGATCAGTCTGACGGTGGTGATGTGAGCTGAACTCAGCACTGACCTCAGCCAGCTCAGCGGTATACTGAAGTACTCCTGACAAATGAACAACacaattaaacaaataatacaaGACATGAATGATAAAAGGATGAGAACATTAGTTTGAAGATGTATTTTGAAAGAGATGTGTTTTAAACTAAATTTCTGTCATTTATAATTAGCCCCACAAATAAATCATGAGTCATGAACTGATGTGCTGGTCTGTGTGACGAAACCAGAGAAAACGTCAGGAATCACCAAAGTCATTTGGTTCATCCTAAAGGAGGCATAGTCACATCTTGAGTTGCAAGCTATCCAAtagtagtttaaaaaatgtattttgtttataaTTACACCACAGGAAAATCTGGGGGAACTTCTGTCAAAAGGAAGGAgtcatggggcgctggtggcgcagtggttagtgctcgcgccccatgtatggaggctgtagtcctccaagtccaacctgtggctccttccccgcatgtcattccctactctctctctccctgatttccaactctatccactgtcctatctctacattaaaggcacaaacagcccaaaaataaatcaaaaaagaaaaaaaaaaaggaaggagtcATTGTCAAAGTCAAAAGTATTTAAGCTATGGTGATTATAAATCAAGGTTTAAGGTTTCTTTATTAGTACCCAAGGGTAAATTTGTTGTGCAGAGAGGAATTCAGCGTTCCAGAGATAGATACAACATATTATATAAAAGCAATTCAAATGAAACATTATAAACAAcatacattaaaacaaacaacattgatAACATCTGGTCATGGAGAAGTCGTCAAACAGACACCTGTTAAGAAGCTGAAAACATCCCTACATGGTTAAAGTGCATCGATGTGTGCTAGCTATGGAAATCCATCAAAAAGCTTTTCAaggtttttgtttaaatcacCTTAATGACGGAGGATTCATCACCGGTAAGGTCTCTGGCTGTCTGCATTAAGCTGGTCAAGACCCTCtataaaaaggaaacacacacacacacacacacacacacacacacacacacacacacacatttacagggTTGTAAACCTGCCCTTCTTAATACTCTTTCTCTACAgcaatttaaaagtaaaattcTATAGCTTTACttacaatacatttatttgactgCTTCACATTGTTAGAAAGACACTGATATAGATAGGGATTGAGCTATCCAGAGGAATGAGACAATACTTCTTATTTGCAACACAACTGACAATCTTCAGTCAAATGCTACTGACTTATTAATGCATCAGTAGTAACAACGAGATTAGTATTTCACTAACAGGGAGTTAATAtctatcttaaaaaaaacttctgacaGCTCTAAACTTTCTTTTGTGTACTGCACAATCAAACTACTTACCCCAAAGCACTGCAGCAGCACCCTCTTTTTGTCCAAGTTGTTTTCCCTCTCAAGATAGCGGACTACAGACGACAACACACTCTGTCTTATGTTCTCACTGACATGCAGCGAGGTGTTTTGGACTTCCTCCAGTGCCAACAGGATCACGACAGTGGTGCTGACTGCCTGTTCCAACACAGAAGCCACTGGTGGAGTCAGCAGATCCTTCACCCTGAACCTCATATTCTCCACCCAGCAATGCATCGCTATCTGTAGAGCCGTATTTTGACTAGCCCCAGGTTGGCAGGCGGAGGTGAGGTCGGCTGAGCAGCTCCAGTTGAAGCGGCTCAGCAGGTTCCTGGCCAGGCAGAAGTTAGGCTCCACTGTGGTGCTGTCGTTGTTGTAAGTGGTACTGTAGTTGGTGTAGGTGGTACACATGCTGTCCACCCACACACTAGACGGCTCCTGGGAGAGCAGAAAGCGAAGCCTAGCATCAGGGCAGATAGAGGAGATGAAAGTTGTCTGGTCGTGCTCCCAGCAGAAAGCGAGGAGAGCTGCATCAGGAAGCGAAATACTCCAGCTGGAGTACTGGCACTGCTCTGTGGGGCTGAAGCCAGTCGGGCCTTCTCCCTGTCCCGCTCCTTCACCAGGAGTGACCCGTGAGTTTGAATGGTTGGCACAGTGCTGTAATAACCAGGTGTTGTCCTGATTGGCCAGCAGGTTCTGGATGACTGACTCATTGGAGCAGACTTTGGTGGTGAAGTTAAGCGGGTCTGTCTCAGCACAGAGAGCGAGCTCAGTCATGTCTACAATCATCGGACGAGTCCATTCTGTATACTTGCACACCTAAAGAACAAATCATTAGTACATTAGTATACAAATTGTCTTGCCTGCCTGAAATATTTCCACTAGGAGAAACAGGCTGCAAATTCAGAAACAATGCAATACTGATAACAAATGCAAACATATAAGACATATAATACACAAGAGACAATAAACCCTTCCAACAGTTGCATGGATTTGTTTGTGGACTGATGAAAACTAAATCTGGTGCCGGAAATCTCTCAGTGTCCGTCGTTTCAAATGAGTTATTTCCACTTAGCATCCCCTGCAGGCGGGGAGCACTTCCATTGTGATGCCTGGATttgcagcatttttcttttcatattttactATGCATTGTTTACGTGTTTGCAGTTAATGCATTTcttgaatcatgttttttttttttaaaacagcacaTTTCTGCAgttgtatttttcatgttttttttaattttttaattctacTATTTGAATTGGCATTGACTCCAAATGGAAATCTTTTTAGATGCTGAAACATGTTTCCCCTTGTCAGCCAACATTGTTTACAGTTACACAAAGTTACTTACCTGTGGTAACACAGCTATTTCCTCCATTTCCTTTTCCTCGCAAACTGATGACAGCCATTTGTTCTGAGGGTTTTCTAACAGCTTTTCAAGCACAGATGTTTTGCAGCAGACGTTCTTCTGGAAAGCGACCTGATCATGCTGCGAACAGAGGCCGACCACTGAGTCGTCCACTTGTCGTTCTCCCCACGTATGGTAGTCACACCAGCCTGCTATGCTGAAGTGCTCGGTTACCACTGGGGGTATTACAGTGAGAGAGGCGTCACAGTGATTTTCAAGCCAGGCGTTCTCCTTATTGAGCAGCAAGCTGTTTAGAAAGGTTTTGTTAGAACACACCTCTTGGGTAAAACCAATGTGATCGAGTCTGATGCACTCCGACAAAACATCAATGGTAATTTGCGTTACATTGTGCCACTCGGAGTACTGACAGGACTCTAACATGATTGAGTCCATGTCAGGGATCGGTGGTAATGCTGTGCAATTTGGCATAAAGCGTCCATTTTCAGGGTTGGAGAATAAAAGCATGAAGAATCTAGTGTCCTCACAGATGAGCGTTGTCAGTCTGGGACCATCTAGGCTTGTGCAGAACTCCAGTAAGAAGGGGTTCACTGAAGGCTGAGCCATCCACTGCTCATAGACGCAGAACTGACTCACTAAGTACGCAGAGTCTGCAGAGGAGTTGGCACAGTATCCATACAGCCAGCTGTTCATCTCCTCTGACAGTAGCTTCCTCATCAACAGGGCATTGTTACACACCTGCTTTGCAAACTCCTCGCGCGCATTATCACTGCACAGCGACACGAGGACGGCGTCTACCCCCTCATCTTCTAACCAGGTGTTGTAGTTACAGGCCAGCTGTCTGAGGTTGGAAGCTTCTCTGGCTACTCTAGGTAGTTcagagtgagggaggagagCGGCCTCAGGGGGAGGGGTGACAGCAGGTGGAGAATGTGTGCACTCAGATGACCTGCTAAAGAGCGGCGACATCAATGCTTGGATGACATAACACATGTTGCTCCACACCTGCTCCACCTGATTAGCGCTAAGGGAGCTCATTTCCCGGCAAAAGGTGAGGACAGATGTTGAGGATCCCACTCTCGAACCTGTGAGGATGTCTGCACACAATGTGTCGTTGAGCTTGGCCAGATTGTGGCGATCACACTTTAGCAGGATGTCCTGGTAGTAATCAGTGGAGTCTTTTGACTCGGAGACGCTGCGTTGGAAGGGGACACTTTGAGGATTCAAGCACTCTGGTCCCGGATATGTGCATAGAGGCTGTTCTTGAGCCAGGAAGATATCCAGGAGGATGTCAATGATGGAGGTACCAAAGGACCAGCTCACATTGTTGTTGATTCCCCTGAACAAACAGGCAGTGCATTCTTATTAAAGATTATTTCAATCAGAACAATATTGGCTAAAATGATTAAGTAAGACATACTCTGGAAGattctggtttttttttacttctctaAGCAATGGATGGAGATCTTAATAAAAAGAGCCTTATGGagttttctttcaaaaacaCAAGTCTTACATTTAAGGATTAAGGAAGGAACACCAGacattgtgtgtttgcttgAGATCTAACAAAACAgcgctttgtttttttctttattgcaaATCGTCCATTATTAAGATCTGTTTTTGCTAACAAGTAGTTGTCTTCATCACCACTTGCACTGGCTGTGTTAGAACACCAGGGAATCCAAAAAGCATTATGGTTTTAGGTGTGACAAATCAGTTCTCTCTTCAGACTTATCTTAAGTTTAATCTCTGACATGCTGTTGCAATATGCAGACTATTAGGTTGGCTGGTTGAATGAGTCTTGCTAAAATGCTCTATGAGAGGCACATTTGACTTCTTGTGACTTTGGCTCCACAGCGCTTCTAATAGCGGGAAACTCCATAGAGAAGCTTTGtaatgaaaaaaaggtttgtgtgtATATAACTGATGACTCACCACATAATGAGCTGCTTGAGATCGCCTGCAGAACAAGTGAAAGGAAATTAGAGATGTGCATATTATGAAGTACAGTTTAGGAAATGATATGGcacttttcaaatatttatattaatgaaaaataattctTACCTTGCTCACAGGTCTGTTTCCCCTCCAAAGATGGTATCCTAATACCAAACTGTAAAGCTATTTTGATAAAGTCCATAGGAACTTGCAATAAAGTTGCCATGAACTCTGAAATGTATGTCACAGTTGCATCCACAAGGCTGCTCACAGCCCCCATCAAAGTCCCAGAAAGAGGGAAACTTgacaatatatttattaaagTGTTCTGAAAACCATCTAATGCTGCTGATGTTGATTCCCCAGTCCTGAGGTAGTCACTCAGGAAGCTGGTTGACCCTCCATTACGGTTCAGTGTAGTACACGACTGTGATCGCAGAGATGACACAAAGTTCAGCAGCGGCTTTCCTAACTCCAGAGACACGGTCTTTGTTAGCTCTGCCTCCAGGCCACAGTCCTGTCTGCCAGACAGAATACACACTAATGTCTTTGGAAGGTCATCTAGAAATCTGTCCCTCAACAGAGGCTGAAAGACAGCGTACAAATCACTGAGAGCTTGATAATATGCATTTAGGTCCAAACCTTCTGCAGTGTATGTGGTGCTAAAGATgcgtttatttacattttcaccaGACAAAGAGTGGATTTCATTGATAACTTTCTGGATGTCTTCCTCTAATATGGAGGCCTTGTCAGGAGACTGATCAGTCTTTCTTTGTATCCATTTGGGTTGTGAATACACTTGTTTGACATCACAGATGATGCCTGCACacaagaaaacataaacacaggaaATGATTAGACTAATGCTGTCACTCCAGTGGGAAAATCAGAATTAGCCTGTTTTATAAGTCCCTAGAGCCTCATAGTATTTTAATTGGATTTCCAAACATTGTTTGGGtgtttaatcaataaaaacCCTATTtaagtttgatcaaacacttttcACCTTAAGAGGAAAATAGCAAATTTCGAAAAATTTAAATGTATCTAGGCAATTTCCATTTTggtttttaaattatatattacaaaaagtttatttttcagatCAAGAGAATTGGAAGTTCAATGTTTATTGTGAGAAACGTCAACAATTGAAATGTAACAAACATTAAGTAAGCTGTTCAAACCTTTTACTTAGTTAAAAGCCTAAAGCTTAATTAAAAGCGGAAACCGTCAATTTAACTAgcttagcttttctttttttttaataatcacaTTTATCACGTCACAATTGtaagttaaaaacataatatgTTTCGAAGTTATAAACAAATAGAAACAGACTAattctttctaaaaaaaaaaaaagtgactttaaaTTTACCTGATAGGACGCAAACGATGCAAGCAGCTGCTGTCGACCACATCCTAAGTGTCCTCGATTAAAACCAAAAAGGTAAACTCcagataataaaaataaatctgatgtgttttcccctcttgATGCAGCGTAGACTTTCAGCAGAGACAGACCGGGCAAACATGGGGCTTCATATTTAACTGAACAGAGTCAGTGAGTTATCCCTTCAAACTTCATCTTTCCTCAGCAGGTGGAGGTGATGATCCATCGTCACGTCAATGTGTTCCCacaggctcctctcctcctcggtGTCCATCTGAAACTCTACCTCTTGGTCTGAAGCAGCGTAATTGAGGACACCGCTAAAAGGGGAAAAAGTAGGTGCGAAAATGAGGGCTGCGAAACGTAGAAGGGATTTCGGCAACAAGCCCGACCGTCGGTGCTGAATTATTGACGGAGTCTGTTGATTAACTCCTTCGCGTGAAACTTGAGCCCTGCACGAGGAGCCAGGAGACTTGCTGGAGGATTTAGAAGACATCTGCTGCAAACACACCCTATTACTGTGCCTGCTGTGAAGGCCTTTAATCTGATGGGGTAAATCATTTTAAGAAGCCCGTTAATCTATGTACTCTCACATTTGGACCAACAGTGATTCATTCTtgcatcgtttttttttttaaaacaccttcATTTCTATGAACTTTTCGCagtttttctacttttaaaagacataatttttatctttattttaaataacgCCGCAATGGGACCTTTAATTTTACGTACTCAAGGGGCATTATAACCTAGAGAACTTTTaagtttttggtttaaaaaaaaaaactaagttaACCAATAATTACAACAGATTATGATTAATCTATGATTTGACATAACTAATTTGTTAGAAAGGTAAAGGAAAggcatttaaattaaaaagataaattaacTTCTGTTAGTGGGAAAACAATGAGATATTCTTCTAACGAATACATTTTCTGGAACAAACCCTGGTGGATTGAACAATAAAACATTAGGTCTTTAACATAATAGAAAGGCATAGGGTGTACATTTTGTAATGATCTCTGAAGGCCATAAACCAAGTCTGTCTTTTAAAATAGGAAAATAGATTTAGTGTTACAATATCTCCCATAAGCACTAATATCCCTGTTATTTAACAGTATCATTGCACAATGCATGTCCTCCTTTCTTGCATGAATAGTCCTACATCTCCAGCTTCATCTTAGACACtcgagagaaataaaaacaaagagcatGCAAGAggtttttaactttaaaacttTGTTTCAGAAATTCAATGTAACTGTATATACACTTTACAATAGCATGTAGCCTGACGGCTAACAAAGAtgtcttaaaacattttaaatacatctcCAGCACAAATAGCAATTCTTGCAAGTAAAATGGCTTAacagatattgaaaaa
Protein-coding regions in this window:
- the strc1 gene encoding uncharacterized protein strc1, with amino-acid sequence MWSTAAACIVCVLSGIICDVKQVYSQPKWIQRKTDQSPDKASILEEDIQKVINEIHSLSGENVNKRIFSTTYTAEGLDLNAYYQALSDLYAVFQPLLRDRFLDDLPKTLVCILSGRQDCGLEAELTKTVSLELGKPLLNFVSSLRSQSCTTLNRNGGSTSFLSDYLRTGESTSAALDGFQNTLINILSSFPLSGTLMGAVSSLVDATVTYISEFMATLLQVPMDFIKIALQFGIRIPSLEGKQTCEQGDLKQLIMWGINNNVSWSFGTSIIDILLDIFLAQEQPLCTYPGPECLNPQSVPFQRSVSESKDSTDYYQDILLKCDRHNLAKLNDTLCADILTGSRVGSSTSVLTFCREMSSLSANQVEQVWSNMCYVIQALMSPLFSRSSECTHSPPAVTPPPEAALLPHSELPRVAREASNLRQLACNYNTWLEDEGVDAVLVSLCSDNAREEFAKQVCNNALLMRKLLSEEMNSWLYGYCANSSADSAYLVSQFCVYEQWMAQPSVNPFLLEFCTSLDGPRLTTLICEDTRFFMLLFSNPENGRFMPNCTALPPIPDMDSIMLESCQYSEWHNVTQITIDVLSECIRLDHIGFTQEVCSNKTFLNSLLLNKENAWLENHCDASLTVIPPVVTEHFSIAGWCDYHTWGERQVDDSVVGLCSQHDQVAFQKNVCCKTSVLEKLLENPQNKWLSSVCEEKEMEEIAVLPQVCKYTEWTRPMIVDMTELALCAETDPLNFTTKVCSNESVIQNLLANQDNTWLLQHCANHSNSRVTPGEGAGQGEGPTGFSPTEQCQYSSWSISLPDAALLAFCWEHDQTTFISSICPDARLRFLLSQEPSSVWVDSMCTTYTNYSTTYNNDSTTVEPNFCLARNLLSRFNWSCSADLTSACQPGASQNTALQIAMHCWVENMRFRVKDLLTPPVASVLEQAVSTTVVILLALEEVQNTSLHVSENIRQSVLSSVVRYLERENNLDKKRVLLQCFGRVLTSLMQTARDLTGDESSVIKEYFSIPLSWLRSVLSSAHITTVRLILQYYNRNKDTLQLPDLYLSTMVSVMFQTHLVKDGSLFPELAPLLAAATPADIQALPSLNNNSNVRETINRNLKYMTLEQRRAFGLWFSKVMSPSDITRGHESLIRDTGNLIAYLPFHNFQHLSPAQLLDGLGVLQRNTLTSLKQEFISHSIISTYRNLTAQDLTRLGNLSCLADPEDLLVYKDTALFSVMREIVMNCTHEGLSLPSILVSSLLLNSIELKVPSSLSSDRLAEIAPLLPLLGVPFLQGLTPSQLHPILPVLSSVSFSPAQGSIIIDKMSTSNTLTTTDQLQHLGSLIVGLKTEALLSVTSDRLLSSLPAMAQYTPGLSPLQAHAIATKLWGFPEVVGWLDDVEPFLYCTPLLSVMPRTRFIVNNITTATTTSWNTQQAIAIFKKVHETKPNLISQDFLSLGTVGQGVSCTVLQEFFRADSSSPAVRRILLLLKQQPGPLHTSVKRCVIEVLYQFEFFSELLKDLGAEIALSMPVSTIKKFPKDMMDTLRRMIIQEPQHFLMLARTKQELLVDKVVQRMGMYTGVFTEEEFISLGIMAPFVVDEVLIQLDRSFFTENLDYLQGLCYSSGKMNIVARILQDPAAFGPAKHWNKTTVSQVDRFLFFLPEDKLQEIPLDLMTVGCIEKLFMSQRQWERGDVGSHCLNENDKRRVFEKQQFVLQFFLGFLKINPLSPAPMVPTCEILHTTAPSAWTSSSLISMTTSAFSNCLELMGQDPFLASYQRSQVLRKVKQIYGPVSSFSQSLITQLGWIATELSVEELSSLRLTERRSIAAMGAISVWTNRQLAALFSAILNSTKQSPSQLDYSTLGAMGYIVCGAKTTDINVFNAVEFSKAVLQLGQLKLSCSEEQLLAFIELLTHSFAFGPTSSWGTDVFIEIGVLAAGIPDMAMSALVKMQIEGIIPVAISMIPADKFAVVFNQKHISMFFYEQAAAVTEEQLSKMSDVQKTALSLVLTPWEARPVDFRGKSLGLALSHSRLCLTLGLLILLIILP